The Juglans regia cultivar Chandler chromosome 1, Walnut 2.0, whole genome shotgun sequence nucleotide sequence aaaccatctaacttccctttttatttttattgatagtaAAAACTTGTCATCatgttattagattattttattttatgtgaaatgtattttatttttaaaccggattaaatcttttaaaattggatttataagtaattaatctgtaagattaaaataattttgtagagggaccaagataattttttagagaggggGCTAACataatatgagattaatatcatcctattaaattataaaaaattaaaatgtattattatttttttcaaaacttttggGAGGGCCATGGCCCCCCGCCCCTTCATGGTTCCGCCACTATGCATAGAGGagtgagaaataataaaattcatttggCTAAGTTATTGTAACTACCGTAACCCATTATCAAATTTATATGCCAATGCATAATGCAATGTGGGGGTTTTAATATGCATATTAGCTACATTTTAGCTAAAGTTAGAGTATGCCTAAGTCAATAAAGATGCTCTAATCAAACATAAAGAGAATCTGAGACAGAAAATTAAAggataaaatataaagtaaagGGAATAGACGAAAAGATGGATGAGAGGCAATAAAGAGAGGGATCTACGTCCTTTGAGGtctggagggagggagagagggagagagggagaaacataaagaaaaaatattcgcATCATCTCGAAGCCGCcgcacactcaatgcattgagtgaaaaaaaaaaatataaatgtgaggtgtgctgcggcttccagCTTCTGGCTGATGTATAGCACAGCTCAAACATAAATGCTCAAAGCTACTTCTGAGTTAAGTGATTGTAGAGAATTTAGTGAGAATGAAGAACTTGTATTCAACCATATTTACTGTGGATATCACACGATCTGTGGACGAATGCCTCAATGTCAAACCGCATAAATACCTGTAATCATTAGTCACAACCATTAATCATTAAGCAAGTCATGAATCAACACTCCAAGCACAGCACCACCAAGAACCGCCATATCAAAGGAGAGTCAAACAATCATACTGTTGAATCCGAAAAACACATCAAcaacaaatatattattgatgtaGAAATTTGTCACATctactattataaaaaaaaaaaaaacattaattttaatgttatataattataatacattCATCAACAAGTAGTGTATTTATAGACCAATtaataaagaattataaaattatatatgaaagctCAATACAAAAAATTCTGGTTTTGTCCCAACTTCTATGTACTGTGTAGCTGGAATATTCCATTTTAGGATGAGATCTCTCCTTATCTTCACAGAGAAGAGGAATCCTTGCATGGGAGTTCCCAACCACACATGACTTTCTATCCTCTAACGTTAAAAAGGTAATTAAAAAACAAGAAGTTAGGGAGAAAGGAGATGTATGAATGTAGGGGTCAAGCAAGCAGATATCATTTTGCTTATTACTCAAAACGGgttggaaataaaagaaaaagaagaagaaaagagaaacctAAAATAAACCAACAACCAGACAGAGTCAAAACAGTAAAAGACTTATCGTTGAGGGACATAGAATAGCAATATCCATTCCTCCCGGCAGCTTGGGTGGTCATGACCTTGCGGCAAAAACTAAACCACGCACAACAGTGGAAACTAAACTTGTTATTGAATTTATGGCCACTGTCCCACCACCAATCCCTGCTTCCCAGCTAATTCTGCCAAAGCCAAGATCCACCAATATGATGCAGACTCCCCCCCAATTACTTCCGGCCACATATCCGAGGACCTTCACCACTCTATTTGGAAAGCTCCTATCTGGGTTTAGACCCGTTTCCACCACCAGAGTCGCAGAACCAAGATCTGATGTTCTTGGGGATGAAACACTAGCCGACATCAAAACAGAGCTTTACCAGGCACTACAAGGTATGCCAAGTCGAGTTTTggtatgatttttgttttctttaaaatattgcTCTACTTTAATGGATGTGAAGTGTAATATGGATTGCATCTAAACATCTTTCTAAGGAGTGAATAGAGGGATATTTGGAATCCCATCTGCAAAGAAATCCGAGATTGAAGGTTTGGTGAAGCTGCTAGAGTCTCAAAACCCAACTCCAGACCCTACTTCCAAACTAGATAAGGTATATGTCCAATCATGTTTGTGCAAATGCAGGGGAATTGTAGTTAAATGAATGGTTTTCTGTATTATTTCTATAATTGGAAGGAGGGATGCTGAAACTTAGttcaaaagtttatttatttcctttcatttctaaAATTGGAAGGTGGATGGATGCTGGAAACTAGTTTACAGTACAATTACAATCTTGGGTTCCAAGAGAACCAAGCTAGGATTGAGAGATTTCATTTCCTTGGGGGATTTTTTCCAGATAATTGATACTGCCAAGGTATTTATCTTTCAAGATTCCCGTTTCATTATTGAATATTCCATCTGTTTTAccaaaattaatctttgttaaTGTGccaaaatggagggaaaagcaGTAAATGTGATCAAGTTCAGTGCAAAGGCACTAAATTTGTTGAATGGAACGCTCACTATCGAGGCCTCCTTCAAGATTGCATCGAAATCAGTTAAGAACTTTGTTTCTTTTCCACTTACtttctacattttttctttgattcaaCATTAATTAATCTGTCTTTGTTTCCTATTGTGCAGAGAGTGGACATTAATTACGACAAGTCGTCAATCACTCCCGACCAAGTATGCTACTTAAtttcttgtcttttctttttttcttcttcttaaatGGGAAGTAATTGGTGGGTACAACCTTGAATTCGATTGTTTGTGCATGTGTTAACAATAGTTGATGAATCTGTTCCGGAAAAACTATGATCTTCTGCTTGGAATCTTCACTCCACAAGGCTGGCTCGAGATTACGTATCCTTAAGTACCATCCTtgtatatggttttttttttgagttactaatattaattttttcagactttttcttaattcaaataTCCCCTTTAGATATGTAGATGATGATGGCATGAGGATAGGGAGGGATGATAAGGGCAATATCTTCATATTAGAGAGATCAGGAGAAGGAGAGCCTTGAGCCTCTCCATGTTAGAACGTCGTCACTTTGGCAGGATTTAGttgcttaataattaatttgcttCAAATATTTTTGATCATATGGTATCTGGTACAATGCCAagcaaaatcattttattacctTGCCTTTGcgttcaataaatattttgcagaaactaaaaaaagaaaaagaaaaagaaaaaaagatcaaaatatgATCCATTTTTAACATCTTATTGTAAttaaatgcttttttttatatcttgttCTCATTATTTTCATCTTGTTCTCAGTACCAATGCGGATTAATTTGACCTTAACATCTGCCCTTAACAAAGCCTGGATTAACTAATTAAGTGTAAGAGTAATGTTGATGAATAGTCTCATATTTTTTGTGGACAaagtcttggacatgtttataaggaatgaacaatcctctcttgtagaaccggttttatgagatcaGTTAaactcatgaatttcttcatagtATCAGAACCTGCCACATGACGAATGAAGACCCACACTACTTTTCCCGTGataaggaccagaaaaaatactggcctgcatgTGAGGGAGAGTATTgcggaataatctcacattacctGTAGACAAAGTTTTGGATgtgtttataagaaatgaacaatTCTCTCTTATAGAAtcaattttatgagatgagtcaggtctataaatttcttcaagtaaatcttgaaaaaaaagtagCATTTCCTAGAGTTTGTCTACCAGAGTAGTTGAGAAATTGGCTTATCAAGTAGATTTTAcaatatttgttgttgtttaatATGTAAGTTTTTCGTATTGTATTAAATGCTTGATAATGCTACAAGATCTATTtatgtctctctctcccattaTATACTTTAGAGTTCGTTCATAAACTTTAGACTAGGGATTGaggatcttatttttttaaaaaaaatggaaaaatacaaGGAGGAGAGAGGGATTTAAAGAAGATATAGATTGAATcttcacaacttatttaaatctTATAGGGCTAATTAGAGTTAAAATTTAGTCTAATcgagttaaaatgagttgggGGTCAAGTCTTGCTGACATTATAAAAGATTTACAGTAATTTGGTATATACATGCGAGACGGTGCTTGAATGAGTTGCTCCATTTGTAGTTGCACCATCACAAAGGCTTGAGAGTGTTGAACCAAAAAGTTTGCTGGACTTCACGCCAAGCCTAGTTTGAGCGAAAAATTGAGATATTCAGTTTGTGACGCGACAATTAAGTTGCGTTTGGTTATCAAGTTTAGTTgagttcattttaattttaaattaaatttaatatttaaatatcaaactctcaaattattaaatttattctaATTCAAAACCTTATTACACGTGAgatttacaactatttttaacttaaaacatctttatacgtgagattcattattttttttaattttttataaaaagtattaaactcatcttaacatttaaatacactttaaattcagtttaaatCAACCTCACATAACTCTATTCACTAtttaattcattactattcataaaaaatttaactctaaCTTTCAAATGCAGCGAAATCGGTTCGTCAGCTGTGAATTAGACTTTTGCTAAAGCGAACATGTCATATTTTAATTCCCAAACCTCAAGGCAAGCGTTCTTCGGCAGCACTGCTTCTTTTGCTGCAAACCGGCCACTTTAAGAGAGAGCCAGGCCTGGTTGGAACAGCTGTTGATTTCAGTGGGTTACTGGCAAGTACAAGAAGAAATCTGGCCCGGATTAGGAAGTGGCCCATAAAAGGATTATGGGATCTAATTTAAACATGATTTGAATTCATGAAAtactttaaatattataaaaataaatttataaattgatataatacgttaaattataaatatatttttattataaaatagatttactaTATCATATAAAGTCATGTTAATTTAACagacatttataaaaaaaaattttataactgtAGCACTTACCCATACATGACTCTTATAAACAAATCGGACATTactttaggcttcgtttgttttgaaaaaacatctcatctcatctcatctcatctaattttattttaaattaaggttgttttaaacataactttatataaatattttaattttaaaacatattgTATAGAAggttgtaaaaatgattatctCTTCAACAATATACTTGTCATTTGGTCATGTTTGTTCTGCTAAAAAAATGCAACGTACATGTCAAGCACTTCaatatgaataatgctagatttaatcataaaatatgtaaatactgctcatttatttaaaaaataaataaatataaaatttatataaaaaaattaattttttaataataaatctttccTAGAATTAGCGGATTCTTATAATTAGTGCAACTAGCAAGCACACTTCTAGAAGGACAGGCGTACGACGCATATATGCAGGAAATAATGATATGGTTATAAATTTCTTCGACGTCGTCAAGAAGGAATTCGATTTGTTTTGGTCCAAGTCCACGCTggccaattatatatatcatcgTCAGCTCGGCACTatctgaaaataattaataaactaaatCGAAAAGCCACAATATAAAGATAACGTTTCCATTCAGTCAGCTGGCTAGACCGATTTGTATTGATAAGGCTTCAACTTGTTTTTTGGATCCGAAGTGACATGAGTGgattatatataagagaaatgatttgtataaattttaaatagataaatctgatACAAATctctgtaaaaaaatagatttatctaaaaaaatataaaataaattattttttattagtgagatccacttttattttataaaaaatttgtatttgtatCAAACATTACTATGTATGtaataattttcaagaaaatttagataatttactGTACAACAAGACAGGATCACAATATTCTATAGCAAACTTGTACCAATTTTCTAACACTTCGGGCAGGTTTGtggggtgagatgaaaattttgtattttattttagtgtttaaaatattatgttttagtattattattgtattggaatttgaaaaagttgaattgagatttgaaaaaattgaattgtttattatattttatatagagatttgaaaaatatgtaatgatgagatgagaattttgtgtcgaatcccacccccaaacctgcccttcaATTTTATATAGAAGTCGTCGTCCATTCCAAGCCATTGACAAACTTTGGTAAATGACAATATTGTTATCACACCACTCCTATAGATAAACTAGGTATTGCTTGATTCAGCCTTGAAAGTAACTTGATCATGGGGCGCTACGGCTCCCATATCATCCTTGCGCTTGCTGCTTTCTTCCTTCAAATCTCATTCTTGTGTTGGGGTGCAACCTCTAGTCTTGGCTGCATAGAAGCAGAGAGACTGGCTCTTCTGGAGTTCAAAGACAGCCTCGTCAATGGCAGCCTGAATCGGCTCTCTTCGTGGACAGGCAAAGATTGCTGTACATGGGAAGGAATTGGCTGTAACAATGACACCAGAAATGTTATCAAGCTTGACCTCCGCAATCCGGTTCATGCAGATTCGAATGGATACTTCATTGAAGTTTCCAATCAATTAAAAGCCAAAGCCGTCAACTCATCTTTGTTGGAGTTGAAATATTTGGAGCACTTGGACTTGAGCTGGAACGATTTCATGGGAAGCCCTGTTCCCACTTTCTTTGGTTCATTGCAAAGATTACGATATCTTAATCTGTCTAATGCACGCTTCAATGGAGTAGTTCCTGATCAACTCGGTATTCTCTCTAGGCTGCATGATCTTGATCTTAGTAGCGGTCCAAGTGAATATGATTTTCAGCTCTCAGTCCGTAACCTTCAATGGGTTTCCCGTCTTTCATCTTTGCGACGCCTCGACTTGAGCTGGGTGAATCTTCAGAACGCCTCTGACTTGGTTCAGGTACTCAACAAGCTTCCCTTTTTGGTTCATTTACGCTTGTCATCGTGTGGTCTTGGAAATCATGTTGATCTGTTCCATGATTATGTTAATTCCACGTTTCTTGAGCACTTTGATGTTAGTGTAAACAAACTTCAAGGTCCTATCCCTGATATTATTCAGCACATGAGCGCGCTCAAATTCCTTGATCTTTCAACCAATATACTTGATTCTGCAATTCCTCTGTGGTTGGCTGACCTGAAAAGCCTTGTGCATCTCAATCTTGGCTATAATAACTTAAGTGGTGAAATCCCAAATGCTTTGGGAAACCTTGCTCCTCTCCTAGTCCTAGACTTGTCTTTTAATTCGTTTGTGGGAGGCATACCAAGTTCTTTGTGGAATCTTTGTAGCTTGAAAGTGTTAGATTTAACCATGAACAGATTGAATGAAACAATACCAGACCCTTCTAAAGATGCATCTGGATGCATTGGAAGCAGTTTGGAGAAACTGAGTTTGAGATGGAACAAGGTTAGAAGTCCTTTGCCCGATTGGTTTTCGCAGTTTGAGAATCTAAAAATCCTTGATCTTGCAAACAACTCATTCTATGGTCCGATTCCAGCATCATATGGAAGATTGTCCAACTTGAGAATGTTGGATTTTTCTCACAATCATCTAAATGGAACAGTTCCAGAATCTTTTGGGCAACTTTCTTTGCTTGAGAAATTACTCATGTCCACCAATTCCTTGCGAGGAACCATGTCCGAACTCCACTTTGGTAACCTCTCAAGATTAGAAGAATTAGACATTAGTGTCAACTCTCTGGTTCTGCAAGTAAATCCTGACTGGGTGCCCCCATTTCAACTCAATTACATAAACATGAGGTCTTGCATTATTGGGCCTCAATTTCCTGCTTGGCTTCAAATGCAAAAAAGGATTACCACATTATATCTATCTAACACAAGCATCTCGGATGTTCTGCCTCACTGGTTTCCCAACCTGAAATTCTCCTATTTGGACTTATCCTTCAACCACATCAGGGGCAGGCTGCCAACATTTTTGAAGCCAGATTCTGTCTACATGAATCTGTACTTGAGTTCAAACAAAATCGAAGGCCCCCTGACAGCTTTTCCTTCTATTCTGAACAGATTGGATCTCACTGACAACTTAATATCAGGTCCGATTCCACAAGATATAGGCAACATGACACCTACATTGGACAATTTACTCCTATCTGGCAATCAAATAACTGGTTCTATTCCAGAGTCATTGTGCAAAATAAATACCCTGCGAGTTCTTGATCTCTCAAAAAACAGGCTATATGGTGATATCCCAGATTGCTGGAGCGATTTCAAGATTTTGGTTGTTCTAGATTTTTCAGCCAACAATTTTTCTGGGGTCATCCCAATCTCATTAGGAAATGCAACATCATTGCAGTCTTTGCACTTGAGCAATAACACTCTCCAGGGAGAGCTGCCATCATCCTTGAGAAATTGTACAAGCATGGTTATTTTAGACACTGGTGAAAATGGATTATCTGGAAATATACCTAGATGGATTGGAGAGAACATGTTGAGCCTTGAAATTCTTCGCCT carries:
- the LOC108996079 gene encoding fibrillin protein 5 homolog is translated as MATVPPPIPASQLILPKPRSTNMMQTPPQLLPATYPRTFTTLFGKLLSGFRPVSTTRVAEPRSDVLGDETLADIKTELYQALQGVNRGIFGIPSAKKSEIEGLVKLLESQNPTPDPTSKLDKVDGCWKLVYSTITILGSKRTKLGLRDFISLGDFFQIIDTAKGKAVNVIKFSAKALNLLNGTLTIEASFKIASKSRVDINYDKSSITPDQLMNLFRKNYDLLLGIFTPQGWLEITYVDDDGMRIGRDDKGNIFILERSGEGEP
- the LOC108996378 gene encoding receptor-like protein EIX2, which translates into the protein MGRYGSHIILALAAFFLQISFLCWGATSSLGCIEAERLALLEFKDSLVNGSLNRLSSWTGKDCCTWEGIGCNNDTRNVIKLDLRNPVHADSNGYFIEVSNQLKAKAVNSSLLELKYLEHLDLSWNDFMGSPVPTFFGSLQRLRYLNLSNARFNGVVPDQLGILSRLHDLDLSSGPSEYDFQLSVRNLQWVSRLSSLRRLDLSWVNLQNASDLVQVLNKLPFLVHLRLSSCGLGNHVDLFHDYVNSTFLEHFDVSVNKLQGPIPDIIQHMSALKFLDLSTNILDSAIPLWLADLKSLVHLNLGYNNLSGEIPNALGNLAPLLVLDLSFNSFVGGIPSSLWNLCSLKVLDLTMNRLNETIPDPSKDASGCIGSSLEKLSLRWNKVRSPLPDWFSQFENLKILDLANNSFYGPIPASYGRLSNLRMLDFSHNHLNGTVPESFGQLSLLEKLLMSTNSLRGTMSELHFGNLSRLEELDISVNSLVLQVNPDWVPPFQLNYINMRSCIIGPQFPAWLQMQKRITTLYLSNTSISDVLPHWFPNLKFSYLDLSFNHIRGRLPTFLKPDSVYMNLYLSSNKIEGPLTAFPSILNRLDLTDNLISGPIPQDIGNMTPTLDNLLLSGNQITGSIPESLCKINTLRVLDLSKNRLYGDIPDCWSDFKILVVLDFSANNFSGVIPISLGNATSLQSLHLSNNTLQGELPSSLRNCTSMVILDTGENGLSGNIPRWIGENMLSLEILRLRSNKFDGTIPLEICRLAELQVLDLAHNNLSRTIPTCFGNLRGMTTGVKTSDIGIYLWSTTYGENMVQFMKGRQLEYTKTLKYLINMDLSSNTLMGTIPEELAILVRLRGLNLSNNQLTGNMPAMIGNIRSLESLDLSRNQLSGSIPPSMSALTSLSHLNLSYNDLSGRIPSGNQLQTLDDPSIYIGNSELCGFPLPKCASDEPPPSPKEVEDEGNGSEMKWFYISMSAGYVTGLWGVLGVMLYKKNWRDAYFNFVDDVKEKTISAFRKKEATPSRRSRSNHMEWSW